The Manihot esculenta cultivar AM560-2 chromosome 11, M.esculenta_v8, whole genome shotgun sequence genome includes a region encoding these proteins:
- the LOC110625768 gene encoding PHD finger protein ALFIN-LIKE 3 isoform X1, producing the protein MEGAAATAAGQYNPRTVEEVFKDFKGRRGGLVKALTTDVEEFYRQCDPEKENLCLYGFPSEQWEVSLPAEEVPPELPEPALGINFARDGMQEKDWLSLVAVHSDAWLLSVAFYFGARFGFDKADRKRLFNMINDVPTVYEVVTGADKKQAKSVANHNSNKSKSNSKVQRESQGKYSKAPQPKDEDEGVDEEEEEHGETLCGACGENYASDEFWICCDICEKWFHGKCVKITPARAEHIKQYKCPSCSNKRARPA; encoded by the exons ATGGAGGGAGCAGCAGCAACAGCAGCAGGGCAGTACAACCCACGTACAGTGGAAGAAGTTTTCAAGGATTTCAAGGGCCGCAGAGGTGGTTTGGTTAAAGCTCTCACTACTG ATGTTGAAGAGTTCTATCGGCAATGTGATCCGG AGAAGGAGAATCTGTGCTTGTATGGCTTTCCTAGTGAACAATGGGAAGTCAGTTTACCTGCTGAAGAAGTGCCTCCAGAGCTTCCTGAGCCTGCACTTGGCATTAACTTCGCAAGAGATGGCATGCAGGAAAAGGACTGGTTATCCTTGGTGGCTGTCCATAGTGATGCGTGGCTGCTTTCTGTGGCCTTCTATTTTGGTGCTAGATTTGGGTTTGATAAAGCTGACAG GAAGCGACTTTTCAATATGATAAATGATGTCCCGACAGTATATGAAGTTGTGACGGGTGCTGATAAGAAACAAGCAAAGTCTGTAGCCAATCACAATAGCAACAAATCCAAGTCAAACTCTAAAGTG CAGCGAGAATCTCAGGGAAAGTACTCAAAAGCACCACAGCCGAAGGATGAAGATGAGGGCGTAgatgaagaagaggaggagCATGGGGAGACATTATGTGGTGCATGTGGTGAGAACTATGCATCTGATGAATTCTGGATTTGCTGTGACATCTGTGAGAAGTGGTTCCATGGAAAGTGTGTGAAGATCACCCCTGCTAGAGCTGAGCATATTAAGCAGTACAAGTGCCCATCCTGCAGTAACAAGAGAGCTCGCCCTGCATAG
- the LOC110625828 gene encoding nuclear transcription factor Y subunit A-3 isoform X2 → MGVLQQNFHGAKKLTFQFQDQDSSSTQSTDQSYPEVASMGEGLAETLGKAEGGDTKLATSMGTQDFIFPSQVDYSQSIGRIPFHFAEPYFGGLLAAYGPQAIIHHPQMYGMASSRVPLPLEFTEDEPIFVNAKQYNAILRRRRYRAKLEAQNKLIKSRKPYLHESRHLHALRRARGSGGRFLNAKQLQESNPKLSSHGLDATGSAELHLAGNMSESEIHQPENHRDGASTTSCSDITSASNSDDIFQQPEFKFSGYPSHVVGTMQGRSVGMHGGGSQHHLPVL, encoded by the exons ATGGGGGTTCTGCAACAGAATTTTCATGGTGCCAAGAAATTGACCTTTCAATTTCAAGACCAGGATTCTTCTTCAACTCAGTCAACTGATCAATCTTACCCTGAAGTAGCTAGCATGGGAGAAG GACTTGCTGAAACTCTTGGGAAGGCTGAGGGAGGTGACACTAAGTTAGCGACATCAATGGGAACTCAGGATTTTATCTTCCCATCTCAAGTTGACTATAGCCAATCCATT GGTCGCATTCCTTTCCATTTTGCAGAACCATATTTTGGTGGCCTACTAGCTGCTTATGGGCCACAAGCAATC ATTCATCATCCTCAGATGTATGGAATGGCTTCTTCTCGGGTACCGCTCCCTCTTGAATTTACAGAAGATGAACCCATTTTTGTCAATGCAAAACAGTACAATGCAATTCTTAGGAGGAGAAGGTATCGTGCCAAGCTCGAGGCTCAAAATAAACTCATAAAAAGTCGTAAG CCATATCTTCATGAATCTCGGCACCTTCATGCACTGAGGAGGGCTAGGGGTTCTGGTGGACGCTTTCTCAATGCGAAACAGCTCCAGGAGTCCAATCCTAAACTCTCAAGCCATGGACTGGATGCCACAGGCTCTGCTGAACTTCATTTGGCCGGAAATATGTCAGAATCTGAAATTCATCAGCCAGAAAATCACAGAGATGGTGCTTCTACCACTTCTTGCTCAGATATCACAAGTGCCTCCAACAGTGATGACATCTTCCAGCAGCCAGAGTTCAAGTTCTCTGGGTACCCTTCCCATGTGGTTGGGACCATGCAAGGGCGCTCAGTTGGCATGCATGGCGGTGGAAGTCAGCACCATCTTCCTGTTCTGTGA
- the LOC110626922 gene encoding solute carrier family 25 member 44 encodes MTLSTAEDESDQEIHIPADIDWEMLDKSKFFFLGAALFSGVSATLYPVVVLKTRQQVAQSQVSSVKTAFGIVRHEGFRALYRGFGTSLMGTIPARALYMTALEVTKSNVGTATIRLGFPEATAGAIANAAAGLSAAMAAQLVWTPVDVVSQRLMVQGGRLNSVPDASTCKYANGIDAFRKIIRTDGPRGLYRGFGISILTYAPSNAVWWASYSVAQRMVWGGMSCYLCKKDEDGNENGIIALRPDSKTVMAVQGVSAAMAGGVSALITMPLDTIKTRLQVLDGEENGKRGPTIGQTVRNLVREGGWTACYRGLGPRWASMSMSATTMITTYEFLKRLSAKNQEVLQ; translated from the coding sequence ATGACTTTGAGCACGGCTGAGGATGAATCAGATCAAGAAATTCATATTCCTGCAGATATTGATTGGGAAATGCTTGATAAATCGAAATTCTTCTTCCTTGGTGCTGCGCTCTTTTCAGGTGTATCGGCTACTCTTTATCCTGTGGTTGTGCTAAAAACCAGGCAACAAGTTGCCCAATCTCAGGTTTCGTCCGTGAAGACAGCTTTTGGGATCGTCAGGCATGAGGGTTTTAGGGCTTTGTATCGAGGATTTGGGACTTCCTTGATGGGTACAATCCCAGCTAGAGCACTGTACATGACGGCGCTTGAGGTTACCAAGAGTAACGTGGGGACTGCCACTATTCGATTAGGGTTTCCAGAGGCGACTGCAGGAGCAATTGCCAATGCTGCTGCTGGGTTGAGTGCAGCCATGGCAGCTCAACTTGTTTGGACCCCAGTTGATGTTGTGAGCCAAAGGCTTATGGTTCAGGGAGGTCGTTTGAATTCAGTTCCTGATGCGTCAACTTGTAAATATGCAAATGGGATTGATGCTTTTAGGAAAATTATCCGCACAGATGGACCGAGGGGATTGTACAGAGGATTTGGGATATCGATTTTGACGTACGCCCCATCAAACGCTGTTTGGTGGGCTTCGTACTCTGTGGCTCAGAGGATGGTTTGGGGTGGTATGAGTTGTTACCTTTGCAAGAAAGATGAAGATGGGAATGAGAATGGGATCATTGCCTTGAGACCAGATTCTAAAACTGTAATGGCAGTTCAGGGAGTCAGTGCAGCCATGGCAGGTGGCGTTTCAGCTTTAATTACAATGCCACTTGATACCATCAAGACCAGACTGCAAGTTTTGGATGGGGAAGAGAATGGGAAGCGTGGACCGACTATTGGGCAGACTGTTAGGAATCTAGTCAGGGAAGGTGGTTGGACGGCTTGTTACAGAGGATTGGGGCCTCGCTGGGCTTCAATGTCTATGTCTGCAACAACAATGATCACTACCTATGAGTTTCTGAAACGGCTCTCAGCAAAGAACCAAGAGGTCCTGCAATGA
- the LOC110625828 gene encoding nuclear transcription factor Y subunit A-3 isoform X1 has product MGVLQQNFHGAKKLTFQFQDQDSSSTQSTDQSYPEVASMGEGLAETLGKAEGGDTKLATSMGTQDFIFPSQVDYSQSIGRIPFHFAEPYFGGLLAAYGPQAIVSSVFSIHHPQMYGMASSRVPLPLEFTEDEPIFVNAKQYNAILRRRRYRAKLEAQNKLIKSRKPYLHESRHLHALRRARGSGGRFLNAKQLQESNPKLSSHGLDATGSAELHLAGNMSESEIHQPENHRDGASTTSCSDITSASNSDDIFQQPEFKFSGYPSHVVGTMQGRSVGMHGGGSQHHLPVL; this is encoded by the exons ATGGGGGTTCTGCAACAGAATTTTCATGGTGCCAAGAAATTGACCTTTCAATTTCAAGACCAGGATTCTTCTTCAACTCAGTCAACTGATCAATCTTACCCTGAAGTAGCTAGCATGGGAGAAG GACTTGCTGAAACTCTTGGGAAGGCTGAGGGAGGTGACACTAAGTTAGCGACATCAATGGGAACTCAGGATTTTATCTTCCCATCTCAAGTTGACTATAGCCAATCCATT GGTCGCATTCCTTTCCATTTTGCAGAACCATATTTTGGTGGCCTACTAGCTGCTTATGGGCCACAAGCAATCGTAAGCTCTGTATTTTCG ATTCATCATCCTCAGATGTATGGAATGGCTTCTTCTCGGGTACCGCTCCCTCTTGAATTTACAGAAGATGAACCCATTTTTGTCAATGCAAAACAGTACAATGCAATTCTTAGGAGGAGAAGGTATCGTGCCAAGCTCGAGGCTCAAAATAAACTCATAAAAAGTCGTAAG CCATATCTTCATGAATCTCGGCACCTTCATGCACTGAGGAGGGCTAGGGGTTCTGGTGGACGCTTTCTCAATGCGAAACAGCTCCAGGAGTCCAATCCTAAACTCTCAAGCCATGGACTGGATGCCACAGGCTCTGCTGAACTTCATTTGGCCGGAAATATGTCAGAATCTGAAATTCATCAGCCAGAAAATCACAGAGATGGTGCTTCTACCACTTCTTGCTCAGATATCACAAGTGCCTCCAACAGTGATGACATCTTCCAGCAGCCAGAGTTCAAGTTCTCTGGGTACCCTTCCCATGTGGTTGGGACCATGCAAGGGCGCTCAGTTGGCATGCATGGCGGTGGAAGTCAGCACCATCTTCCTGTTCTGTGA
- the LOC110625768 gene encoding PHD finger protein ALFIN-LIKE 3 isoform X2, which translates to MEGAAATAAGQYNPRTVEEVFKDFKGRRGGLVKALTTDVEEFYRQCDPEKENLCLYGFPSEQWEVSLPAEEVPPELPEPALGINFARDGMQEKDWLSLVAVHSDAWLLSVAFYFGARFGFDKADRKRLFNMINDVPTVYEVVTGADKKQAKSVANHNSNKSKSNSKVRESQGKYSKAPQPKDEDEGVDEEEEEHGETLCGACGENYASDEFWICCDICEKWFHGKCVKITPARAEHIKQYKCPSCSNKRARPA; encoded by the exons ATGGAGGGAGCAGCAGCAACAGCAGCAGGGCAGTACAACCCACGTACAGTGGAAGAAGTTTTCAAGGATTTCAAGGGCCGCAGAGGTGGTTTGGTTAAAGCTCTCACTACTG ATGTTGAAGAGTTCTATCGGCAATGTGATCCGG AGAAGGAGAATCTGTGCTTGTATGGCTTTCCTAGTGAACAATGGGAAGTCAGTTTACCTGCTGAAGAAGTGCCTCCAGAGCTTCCTGAGCCTGCACTTGGCATTAACTTCGCAAGAGATGGCATGCAGGAAAAGGACTGGTTATCCTTGGTGGCTGTCCATAGTGATGCGTGGCTGCTTTCTGTGGCCTTCTATTTTGGTGCTAGATTTGGGTTTGATAAAGCTGACAG GAAGCGACTTTTCAATATGATAAATGATGTCCCGACAGTATATGAAGTTGTGACGGGTGCTGATAAGAAACAAGCAAAGTCTGTAGCCAATCACAATAGCAACAAATCCAAGTCAAACTCTAAAGTG CGAGAATCTCAGGGAAAGTACTCAAAAGCACCACAGCCGAAGGATGAAGATGAGGGCGTAgatgaagaagaggaggagCATGGGGAGACATTATGTGGTGCATGTGGTGAGAACTATGCATCTGATGAATTCTGGATTTGCTGTGACATCTGTGAGAAGTGGTTCCATGGAAAGTGTGTGAAGATCACCCCTGCTAGAGCTGAGCATATTAAGCAGTACAAGTGCCCATCCTGCAGTAACAAGAGAGCTCGCCCTGCATAG
- the LOC110626891 gene encoding threonine synthase, chloroplastic has product MAASSFLQYPHFTSKPRSSSHVKPTPHFLLIKASSSDNPSNATASSPTPATYKGCNIREEARRHSLTHPQPDNNFSAKYVPFNAGPTCSESYSLDEIVYRSQSGGLLDVQHDMSALKAFPGSYWRSLFDSRVGKTTWPYGSGVWSKKEWVLPEISSDDIVSAFEGNSNLFWAERFGKQFLNMNELWVKHCGISHTGSFKDLGMTVLVSQVNRLRKMNKPVVGVGCASTGDTSAALSAYCASAGIPSIVFLPANKISMAQLVQPIANGAFVLSIDTDFDGCMQLIREVTAELPIYLANSLNSLRLEGQKTAAIEILQQFDWEVPDWVIVPGGNLGNIYAFYKGFHMCKELGLVDRIPRLVCAQAANANPLYLYYKSGWKDFKPVKANSTFASAIQIGDPVSIDRAVYALQNSNGIVEEATEEELMDAMAQADSTGMFICPHTGVALTALIKLRDSGVIGPTDRTVVVSTAHGLKFTQSKIDYHSSDIKDMACRFANPPVSVKADFGSVMDVLKKYLLSKEPKY; this is encoded by the coding sequence ATGGCCGCCTCTTCTTTTCTCCAATATCCTCATTTCACCTCTAAACCCAGATCATCTAGCCATGTTAAACCTACTCCTCATTTCCTCCTCATCAAAGCTTCATCCTCTGATAATCCCTCTAACGCTACAGCTTCTTCTCCAACCCCCGCCACCTACAAAGGTTGCAACATCCGCGAAGAGGCCCGCCGCCACAGCCTAACCCACCCACAACCCGACAACAACTTCTCTGCCAAATACGTTCCCTTCAATGCCGGACCCACTTGCTCTGAATCCTACTCCCTCGATGAGATCGTCTACCGTTCCCAGTCCGGTGGTCTTCTCGACGTCCAGCATGATATGTCTGCTCTGAAAGCATTCCCTGGTTCTTACTGGCGTTCCCTTTTCGACTCCCGGGTTGGAAAGACCACCTGGCCTTACGGATCCGGAGTTTGGTCTAAGAAAGAGTGGGTTTTGCCTGAGATTTCTAGTGATGATATTGTTAGCGCATTTGAAGGGAACTCGAATCTGTTCTGGGCAGAGAGATTTGGGAAGCAGTTTTTGAACATGAACGAATTGTGGGTCAAGCATTGTGGGATCAGCCATACTGGGAGCTTTAAAGATTTGGGTATGACAGTATTGGTCAGCCAAGTGAATCGGCTGCGGAAAATGAACAAACCTGTAGTTGGAGTCGGTTGCGCTTCCACCGGTGATACCTCTGCCGCACTATCTGCTTATTGTGCTTCTGCGGGTATTCCTTCTATTGTTTTTCTACCAGCAAATAAGATTTCCATGGCCCAACTAGTGCAGCCTATTGCCAATGGCGCTTTTGTTTTGAGTATTGATACTGATTTTGATGGGTGCATGCAGTTAATAAGGGAGGTTACTGCTGAGTTGCCAATTTATTTAGCTAATTCATTGAATAGTTTGAGATTGGAGGGGCAGAAAACTGCTGCAATTGAGATTTTGCAGCAGTTTGATTGGGAAGTGCCTGACTGGGTTATTGTTCCAGGAGGTAATTTGGGGAATATATATGCTTTTTATAAAGGTTTTCATATGTGCAAAGAGTTGGGGCTTGTGGATAGAATCCCTAGGCTAGTTTGTGCACAAGCTGCAAATGCAAATCCCCTGTACCTGTATTATAAGTCAGGATGGAAGGATTTTAAACCTGTTAAAGCAAATAGCACATTTGCATCAGCTATTCAGATTGGTGACCCTGTTTCAATTGACAGAGCTGTTTATGCATTACAAAATTCAAATGGGATTGTTGAGGAGGCTACCGAGGAGGAGCTAATGGATGCAATGGCTCAAGCAGATTCTACCGGAATGTTCATATGTCCACATACAGGAGTGGCATTGACAGCATTGATTAAGCTCAGGGACAGTGGGGTTATAGGACCTACTGATCGGACAGTGGTGGTGAGTACTGCTCATGGGTTAAAATTTACTCAGAGTAAGATTGATTATCACTCTAGTGATATTAAAGACATGGCTTGTAGGTTTGCTAATCCACCTGTGAGTGTTAAGGCAGATTTTGGTTCAGTTATGGATGTTCTGAAGAAGTATTTGTTGAGTAAAGAACCCAAGTATTAG